A single Brassica rapa cultivar Chiifu-401-42 chromosome A04, CAAS_Brap_v3.01, whole genome shotgun sequence DNA region contains:
- the LOC103865125 gene encoding histone-lysine N-methyltransferase ATX1 isoform X2 gives MACVADESQIEIDIHGRHVEAPSRYVYSVASSSCNVAVGSHSLMSKKVKARKLPMVERFEVEGSSDVSGDGDCCRAGDYKLLRPEIVRVYCRRRKRSPRGSGNAESLKLDERNQKRRRIGEGSSGLRSGLRGCSGDKQKEASRRKGSFVKSQDKVSIASASTKRWFRLSYDGVDPKSFVGLQCKVFWPLDASWYTGSIVEYSLERKRYVVKYEDGSSEDLFLDREMIKFFVSREEMELLHLKICTNDVTVGVRDYEEMVVLAANLEDSQDFGPGDIIWAKLSGHAMWPAVIVDESVIGERKGLTNKVSGGRSILVQFFGTHDFARIKVKQATSFLKGLLASSHLKCKQPRFEEGMHEAKIYLKEHRLPERMTQLQKGADSERTNSPEEVSSNSAIDHMSDGEVWLRPTETVDFRYTIGDLQIINLGKIVTDSQFFKDENHIWPEGYTAMRKYTSLKDHSAYALYKMEVLRDAESKTRPLFRVTADSGEQFKGLTPSACWNKVYNRTRKVQSATDSPNVLGDELNGSDMFGLSNPEVIKLVQGLSKSRLSSNVSISKHSLGKRQDHLTGYRPVRVDWKDLDKCNVCDMDEEYENNLFLQCDKCRIMVHAGCYGEIEPCDGALWLCNLCRPGAPDIHPRCCLCPVVGGVMKPTTDGRWAHLACAIWIPETCLSDVKKMEPIDGVNKISKDRWKLMCTICAVSYGACIQCSNDSCRVAYHPLCARASGLCVELESEDKLFLRPKEDEEADQCIRMRSFCKRHRQTSTACLESKDMIKPTTHKNSDYLPPPNPSGCARTEPYNFLGRRGRKEPEALAAASSKRLFVENQPYLVGGYSRNEVSTYECIHGSKVSQMNTPTNMVSMAEKYKYMKETYKKRLTFGKSGIHGFGIFGKLPHRAGDMVIEYTGELVRPSIADKRERLIYNSMVGAGTYMFRIDDERVIDATRAGSIAHLINHSCVPNCYSRVISVNGDEHIIIFAKRDIAKWEELTYDYRFLSVDERLSCSCGFPGCRGVVNDTVAEEQLSKIYVPRSDLIEWTG, from the exons GTCGTGCAATGTCGCCGTCGGTTCCCACAGTCTGATGTCCAAGAAGGTGAAGGCCCGTAAGCTTCCGATGGTTGAGCGATTCGAGGTCGAAGGTAGTAGCGATGTTAGCGGTGATGGCGATTGTTGCCGCGCCGGTGATTACAAGCTGCTGCGCCCTGAGATTGTTCGAGTCTACTGTCGCCGACGTAAGAGGTCGCCGCGGGGGTCTGGGAACGCTGAAAGTTTGAAGCTTGATGAGAGAAATCAGAAGAGGAGAAGAATTGGTGAGGGTTCGAGTGGGCTAAGGAGTGGCTTGAGGGGTTGCAGTGGAGATAAGCAGAAGGAGGCGTCTAGAAGGAAGGGGAGCTTTGTTAAGAGTCAGGACAAGGTGTCTATTGCTTCTGCTTCAACTAAGAGATGGTTCAG GTTGAGTTATGATGGTGTGGATCCTAAAAGTTTCGTAGGGCTTCAATGCAAG GTTTTTTGGCCGCTGGATGCTTCTTGGTATACAGGTTCCATTGTTGAATACAGTTTAGAGAGAAAGCGTTACGTT GTTAAATACGAGGATGGATCTAGTGAGGATCTATTTCTTGATCGTGAAATGATCAAATTTTTCGTTTCTCGTGAAGAGATGGAGCTGTTACATCTGAAGATTTGTACTAATGATGTGACTGTTGGTGTCCGTGATTACGAGGAGATGGTTGTATTGGCAGCTAATTTGGAGGATTCTCAAGATTTTGGGCCTGGAGACATTATATGGGCGAAACTATCTG GTCATGCTATGTGGCCAGCAGTTATTGTGGACGAATCTGTTATTGGAGAGCGGAAAGGCCTAACCAACAAGGTATCTGGAGGAAGATCGATCTTGGTACAATTTTTTGGCACCCATGATTTTGCCAG AATAAAGGTAAAACAAGCAACCTCGTTTCTCAAAGGGCTTCTCGCGTCATCTCATTTGAAGTGCAAACAACCTCGGTTTGAAGAGGGCATGCACGAAGCAAAAAT ATATCTGAAGGAACATAGGCTTCCAGAAAGGATGACTCAACTTCAAAAAGGAGCTGATTCCGAAAGGACCAATAGTCCAGAAGAAGTCAGCTCAAACTCGGCCATTGATCACATGAGTGATGGAGAAGTGTGGTTGAGACCAACAGAAACTGTAGATTTCCGGTATACAATAGGGGATCTGCAAATAATAAATCTCG GGAAAATTGTGACAGATTCTCAGTTTTTCAAGGATGAGAATCATATTTGGCCTGAAGGTTATACGGCTATGAGAAAGTACACATCCCTAAAAG ATCATAGCGCATATGCCTTGTACAAGATGGAAGTGCTCAGAGATGCCGAGTCGAAGACTCGCCCTCTGTTTAGAGTGACTGCAGATAGTGGAGAGCAA TTCAAAGGGCTTACTCCATCGGCCTGCTGGAATAAGGTATATAACAGGACAAGAAAGGTTCAGAGTGCTACTGATAGTCCTAATGTTTTGGGGGATGAACTAAATGGATCAGACATGTTTGGTCTCTCCAACCCGGAAGTCATTAAACTTGTACAG ggtttatcaaaatctagACTATCGTCCAATGTTTCTATAAGCAAACATAGTTTGGGAAAGCGTCAAGATCATCTTACTGGTTATCGACCTGTTCGTGTTGACTGGAAAGATCTCGATAAGTGCAATGTCTGCGACATGGATGAG GAGTATGAAAACAATTTGTTCCTGCAATGTGATAAATGTAGAATAATG GTCCATGCTGGATGCTATGGAGAGATAGAACCCTGTGATGGTGCTTTGTGGTTATGCAACTTATGCCGTCCTGGAGCTCCTGATATACATCCACGCTGTTGTCTTTGTCCTGTAGTAG GGGGTGTTATGAAGCCGACAACTGATGGGCGCTGGGCTCATCTAGCTTGTGCTATATGGATACCAG AAACGTGTCTATCTGATGTCAAGAAGATGGAACCGATTGATGGGGTGAATAAAATCAGTAAG GATCGCTGGAAACTAATGTGCACCATCTGTGCGGTATCTTATGGAGCTTGTATCCAA TGTTCAAACGATTCTTGTCGTGTGGCATATCATCCACTTTGCGCGCGAGCTTCTGGTCTATGTGTTGAG CTTGAGAGTGAGGATAAGCTTTTTCTTCGACCAAAGGAGGATGAAGAAGCAGATCAGTGTATCCGCATGCGCTCATTCTGCAAGAGGCATCGACAAACATCAACTGCCTGCCTAGAATCAAAAGACATGATCAAACCCACTACGCATAAAAATTCCGACTATCTCCCACCACCTAATCCATCTGGCTGTGCTCGTACTG AGCCTTATAATTTTCTTGGAAGAAGAGGGCGGAAGGAACCTGAAGCTCTTGCGGCTGCTTCTTCAAAGCGGTTATTTGTTGAGAATCAGCCATACCTTGTCGGTGGTTACTCTCGAAATGAGGTTTCAACCTATGAGTGCATTCACGGATCAAAGGTGTCACAGATGAATACACCAACCAACATGGTTTCTATGGCTGAgaaatataaatacatgaagGAAACATACAAGAAGAGATTAACATTTG GGAAATCAGGAATTCATGGCTTTGGCATCTTTGGAAAGCTTCCGCACAGGGCTGGAGATATG GTGATTGAATACACGGGAGAACTTGTTAGACCTTCAATAGCTGACAAAAGAGAACGTCTTATCTACAATTCAATGGTG GGTGCGGGTACTTATATGTTTAGAATTGATGACGAGCGGGTCATAGATGCTACAAGGGCAGGAAGCATTGCCCACCTGATTAATCACTCCTGTGTG CCAAATTGCTACTCGAGGGTCATCAGTGTTAATGGAGATGAACACATTATCATTTTCGCAAAGAGGGATATAGCTAAATGGGAAGAGCTGACTTATGACTACAG GTTCTTGTCAGTCGATGAGCGGCTTTCATGTTCATGTGGCTTTCCAGGGTGTCGAGGTGTTGTTAATGATACAGTAGCTGAAGAACAACTGTCGAAGATTTATGTTCCTCGCTCTGATCTAATAGAGTGGACCGGATAA
- the LOC103865125 gene encoding histone-lysine N-methyltransferase ATX1 isoform X1, which produces MACVADESQIEIDIHGRHVEAPSRYVYSVASSSCNVAVGSHSLMSKKVKARKLPMVERFEVEGSSDVSGDGDCCRAGDYKLLRPEIVRVYCRRRKRSPRGSGNAESLKLDERNQKRRRIGEGSSGLRSGLRGCSGDKQKEASRRKGSFVKSQDKVSIASASTKRWFRLSYDGVDPKSFVGLQCKVFWPLDASWYTGSIVEYSLERKRYVVKYEDGSSEDLFLDREMIKFFVSREEMELLHLKICTNDVTVGVRDYEEMVVLAANLEDSQDFGPGDIIWAKLSGHAMWPAVIVDESVIGERKGLTNKVSGGRSILVQFFGTHDFARIKVKQATSFLKGLLASSHLKCKQPRFEEGMHEAKIYLKEHRLPERMTQLQKGADSERTNSPEEVSSNSAIDHMSDGEVWLRPTETVDFRYTIGDLQIINLGKIVTDSQFFKDENHIWPEGYTAMRKYTSLKDHSAYALYKMEVLRDAESKTRPLFRVTADSGEQFKGLTPSACWNKVYNRTRKVQSATDSPNVLGDELNGSDMFGLSNPEVIKLVQQGLSKSRLSSNVSISKHSLGKRQDHLTGYRPVRVDWKDLDKCNVCDMDEEYENNLFLQCDKCRIMVHAGCYGEIEPCDGALWLCNLCRPGAPDIHPRCCLCPVVGGVMKPTTDGRWAHLACAIWIPETCLSDVKKMEPIDGVNKISKDRWKLMCTICAVSYGACIQCSNDSCRVAYHPLCARASGLCVELESEDKLFLRPKEDEEADQCIRMRSFCKRHRQTSTACLESKDMIKPTTHKNSDYLPPPNPSGCARTEPYNFLGRRGRKEPEALAAASSKRLFVENQPYLVGGYSRNEVSTYECIHGSKVSQMNTPTNMVSMAEKYKYMKETYKKRLTFGKSGIHGFGIFGKLPHRAGDMVIEYTGELVRPSIADKRERLIYNSMVGAGTYMFRIDDERVIDATRAGSIAHLINHSCVPNCYSRVISVNGDEHIIIFAKRDIAKWEELTYDYRFLSVDERLSCSCGFPGCRGVVNDTVAEEQLSKIYVPRSDLIEWTG; this is translated from the exons GTCGTGCAATGTCGCCGTCGGTTCCCACAGTCTGATGTCCAAGAAGGTGAAGGCCCGTAAGCTTCCGATGGTTGAGCGATTCGAGGTCGAAGGTAGTAGCGATGTTAGCGGTGATGGCGATTGTTGCCGCGCCGGTGATTACAAGCTGCTGCGCCCTGAGATTGTTCGAGTCTACTGTCGCCGACGTAAGAGGTCGCCGCGGGGGTCTGGGAACGCTGAAAGTTTGAAGCTTGATGAGAGAAATCAGAAGAGGAGAAGAATTGGTGAGGGTTCGAGTGGGCTAAGGAGTGGCTTGAGGGGTTGCAGTGGAGATAAGCAGAAGGAGGCGTCTAGAAGGAAGGGGAGCTTTGTTAAGAGTCAGGACAAGGTGTCTATTGCTTCTGCTTCAACTAAGAGATGGTTCAG GTTGAGTTATGATGGTGTGGATCCTAAAAGTTTCGTAGGGCTTCAATGCAAG GTTTTTTGGCCGCTGGATGCTTCTTGGTATACAGGTTCCATTGTTGAATACAGTTTAGAGAGAAAGCGTTACGTT GTTAAATACGAGGATGGATCTAGTGAGGATCTATTTCTTGATCGTGAAATGATCAAATTTTTCGTTTCTCGTGAAGAGATGGAGCTGTTACATCTGAAGATTTGTACTAATGATGTGACTGTTGGTGTCCGTGATTACGAGGAGATGGTTGTATTGGCAGCTAATTTGGAGGATTCTCAAGATTTTGGGCCTGGAGACATTATATGGGCGAAACTATCTG GTCATGCTATGTGGCCAGCAGTTATTGTGGACGAATCTGTTATTGGAGAGCGGAAAGGCCTAACCAACAAGGTATCTGGAGGAAGATCGATCTTGGTACAATTTTTTGGCACCCATGATTTTGCCAG AATAAAGGTAAAACAAGCAACCTCGTTTCTCAAAGGGCTTCTCGCGTCATCTCATTTGAAGTGCAAACAACCTCGGTTTGAAGAGGGCATGCACGAAGCAAAAAT ATATCTGAAGGAACATAGGCTTCCAGAAAGGATGACTCAACTTCAAAAAGGAGCTGATTCCGAAAGGACCAATAGTCCAGAAGAAGTCAGCTCAAACTCGGCCATTGATCACATGAGTGATGGAGAAGTGTGGTTGAGACCAACAGAAACTGTAGATTTCCGGTATACAATAGGGGATCTGCAAATAATAAATCTCG GGAAAATTGTGACAGATTCTCAGTTTTTCAAGGATGAGAATCATATTTGGCCTGAAGGTTATACGGCTATGAGAAAGTACACATCCCTAAAAG ATCATAGCGCATATGCCTTGTACAAGATGGAAGTGCTCAGAGATGCCGAGTCGAAGACTCGCCCTCTGTTTAGAGTGACTGCAGATAGTGGAGAGCAA TTCAAAGGGCTTACTCCATCGGCCTGCTGGAATAAGGTATATAACAGGACAAGAAAGGTTCAGAGTGCTACTGATAGTCCTAATGTTTTGGGGGATGAACTAAATGGATCAGACATGTTTGGTCTCTCCAACCCGGAAGTCATTAAACTTGTACAG CagggtttatcaaaatctagACTATCGTCCAATGTTTCTATAAGCAAACATAGTTTGGGAAAGCGTCAAGATCATCTTACTGGTTATCGACCTGTTCGTGTTGACTGGAAAGATCTCGATAAGTGCAATGTCTGCGACATGGATGAG GAGTATGAAAACAATTTGTTCCTGCAATGTGATAAATGTAGAATAATG GTCCATGCTGGATGCTATGGAGAGATAGAACCCTGTGATGGTGCTTTGTGGTTATGCAACTTATGCCGTCCTGGAGCTCCTGATATACATCCACGCTGTTGTCTTTGTCCTGTAGTAG GGGGTGTTATGAAGCCGACAACTGATGGGCGCTGGGCTCATCTAGCTTGTGCTATATGGATACCAG AAACGTGTCTATCTGATGTCAAGAAGATGGAACCGATTGATGGGGTGAATAAAATCAGTAAG GATCGCTGGAAACTAATGTGCACCATCTGTGCGGTATCTTATGGAGCTTGTATCCAA TGTTCAAACGATTCTTGTCGTGTGGCATATCATCCACTTTGCGCGCGAGCTTCTGGTCTATGTGTTGAG CTTGAGAGTGAGGATAAGCTTTTTCTTCGACCAAAGGAGGATGAAGAAGCAGATCAGTGTATCCGCATGCGCTCATTCTGCAAGAGGCATCGACAAACATCAACTGCCTGCCTAGAATCAAAAGACATGATCAAACCCACTACGCATAAAAATTCCGACTATCTCCCACCACCTAATCCATCTGGCTGTGCTCGTACTG AGCCTTATAATTTTCTTGGAAGAAGAGGGCGGAAGGAACCTGAAGCTCTTGCGGCTGCTTCTTCAAAGCGGTTATTTGTTGAGAATCAGCCATACCTTGTCGGTGGTTACTCTCGAAATGAGGTTTCAACCTATGAGTGCATTCACGGATCAAAGGTGTCACAGATGAATACACCAACCAACATGGTTTCTATGGCTGAgaaatataaatacatgaagGAAACATACAAGAAGAGATTAACATTTG GGAAATCAGGAATTCATGGCTTTGGCATCTTTGGAAAGCTTCCGCACAGGGCTGGAGATATG GTGATTGAATACACGGGAGAACTTGTTAGACCTTCAATAGCTGACAAAAGAGAACGTCTTATCTACAATTCAATGGTG GGTGCGGGTACTTATATGTTTAGAATTGATGACGAGCGGGTCATAGATGCTACAAGGGCAGGAAGCATTGCCCACCTGATTAATCACTCCTGTGTG CCAAATTGCTACTCGAGGGTCATCAGTGTTAATGGAGATGAACACATTATCATTTTCGCAAAGAGGGATATAGCTAAATGGGAAGAGCTGACTTATGACTACAG GTTCTTGTCAGTCGATGAGCGGCTTTCATGTTCATGTGGCTTTCCAGGGTGTCGAGGTGTTGTTAATGATACAGTAGCTGAAGAACAACTGTCGAAGATTTATGTTCCTCGCTCTGATCTAATAGAGTGGACCGGATAA
- the LOC103865129 gene encoding 40S ribosomal protein S3-2-like: MATQISKKRKFVADGVFYAELNEVLTRELAEDGYSGVEVRVTPMRTEIIIRATRTQNVLGEKGRRIRELTSLVQKRFRFPQDSVELYAEKVANRGLCAIAQAESLRYKLLGGLAVRRACYGVLRFVMESGAKGCEVIVSGKLRAARAKSMKFKDGYMVSSGQPTKEYIDSAVRHVLLRQGVLGIKVKVMLDWDPKGVTGPKTPLPDVVIIHTPKEEEVNSAPAQVDAPAAFVPEAPLTAVDYPEMIPVA, encoded by the exons ATGGCGACTCAGATCAGCAAGAAGAGAAAG TTTGTAGCGGACGGTGTGTTCTACGCCGAGTTGAATGAGGTGCTCACTAGGGAGCTAGCAGAGGATGGGTACTCAGGTGTGGAGGTTAGGGTCACTCCAATGAGGACTGAGATTATCATCAGAGCTACTCGTACTCAAAATGTTCTAG GTGAGAAGGGAAGGAGGATTAGGGAGCTGACATCGCTTGTGCAGAAGAGATTCAGATTCCCTCAAGACAGTGTTGAGCTTTACGCTGAGAAGGTTGCCAACAGAGGTCTCTGCGCCATTGCTCAGGCTGAGTCTCTCCGTTACAAGCTCCTCGGTGGTCTGGCTGTTCGCAG GGCTTGCTATGGTGTCTTGAGATTCGTCATGGAGAGTGGAGCTAAGGGATGTGAG GTGATTGTGAGTGGAAAGCTCCGTGCTGCGCGTGCCAAGTCCATGAAATTCAAGGACGGTTACATGGTTTCCTCTGGTCAACCTACCAAGGAGTACATCGACTCTGCTGTCAGACATGTCCTGCTTAGACAA GGTGTGCTCGGAATCAAGGTGAAGGTCATGCTTGACTGGGACCCTAAGGGAGTAACGGGACCAAAGACACCATTGCCTGATGTTGTGATCATCCATACTCCCAAGGAAGAAGAAGTAAACTCTGCACCTGCTCAGGTTGATGCTCCGGCTGCTTTTGTACCCGAAGCTCCCCTCACTGCCGTAGATTACCCTGAGATGATCCCTGTCGCCTAG